The Helianthus annuus cultivar XRQ/B chromosome 16, HanXRQr2.0-SUNRISE, whole genome shotgun sequence genome includes a window with the following:
- the LOC110916393 gene encoding cyclin-D3-2 — protein MITLLNLLQCNEDTHQWDIDEIDTYTVGINIDNNTHQELSSLLSKESHQRLHNNNNNGRCSNHRRDVVQWILGVASHYSFAALTAVLAVNYFDRFFDRFDEMETGKKKPWMSQLAAVACLSIAAKVEETHVPLLLDLQIDGSKYVFEAKTVQKMEILILSTLEWKMNPVTPLSFLGYVTRRLGLKPYLSVEFINRCECVLLCFLLDGRFRCHLPSVVATATMVHVINSVEPCIGTEFQSQLLAILGINKEEVEECRKEIREVTHCKNSSTRKRKFGSLPKSPDDVTDLSFSSDESWSVVNPSVPSSPEPGADKSRKGADKSRKGAA, from the exons ATGATTACCCTTCTAAACTTACTTCAATGTAACGAAGACACCCATCAATGGGATATTGATGAAATTGACACCTACACTGTTGGTATTAATATTGATAATAATACTCACCAGGAACTATCCTCGTTACTCTCCAAAGAATCTCACCAGCGGttgcacaacaacaacaacaatggccgCTGTTCCAACCACCGTCGTGACGTCGTGCAGTGGATTTTGGGAGTCGCTTCGCATTACTCGTTTGCAGCTCTAACGGCCGTTCTGGCCGTTAACTATTTTGATAGGTTTTTTGACAGATTTGATGAAATGGAGACAGGGAAGAAGAAGCCATGGATGAGCCAACTTGCTGCTGTTGCTTGTCTCTCCATTGCTGCTAAAGTTGAAGAAACTCATGTCCCTCTTCTTTTAGATCTCCAA ATTGATGGAAGCAAATACGTTTTCGAAGCGAAAACAGTTCAAAAAATGGAGATTTTAATACTATCAACTCTAGAATGGAAGATGAACCCAGTGACTCCACTCTCATTTCTCGGTTACGTCACAAGAAGACTCGGATTGAAACCTTATCTTTCTGTTGAGTTCATCAACAGATGCGAGTGTGTTTTACTATGCTTCCTTCTTG ATGGGAGGTTCAGGTGTCATCTTCCATCAGTGGTAGCAACAGCAACAATGGTGCATGTGATCAATAGTGTTGAACCGTGTATCGGAACTGAATTCCAATCTCAACTACTGGCCATTCTTGGTATCAATAAG gaggaggtggaggagtgTCGAAAGGAAATCCGGGAGGTAACACATTGTAAAAATTCTAGTACGCGAAAACGAAAGTTTGGATCGCTACCCAAGAGTCCAGATGATGTAACTGATCTGTCATTCAGCTCCGACGAGTCATGGTCTGTGGTGAACCCATCGGTTCCATCCTCGCCCGAACCAGGAGCCGATAAGAGCCGGAAGGGTGCCGATAAGAGCCGGAAGGGTGCAGCCTAA